In the Vitis vinifera cultivar Pinot Noir 40024 chromosome 2, ASM3070453v1 genome, one interval contains:
- the LOC100852959 gene encoding probable aspartyl protease At4g16563 yields the protein MASSFLFLFMTIFLTHYVFSCSAIVLLPLTHSLSKSQFNSTPHLLKFTSARSATRFHHRHRQISLPLSPGSDYTLSFNLGSHPPQPISLYMDTGSDLVWFPCAPFECILCEGKYDTAATGGLSPPNITSSASVSCKSPACSAAHTSLSSSDLCAMARCPLELIETSDCSSFSCPPFYYAYGDGSLVARLYRDSLSMPASSPLVLHNFTFGCAHTALGEPVGVAGFGRGVLSLPAQLASFSPHLGNQFSYCLVSHSFDADRVRRPSPLILGRYSLDDEKKKRVGHDRGEFVYTAMLDNPKHPYFYCVGLEGITVGNRKIPVPEILKRVDRRGNGGMVVDSGTTFTMLPAGLYESLVTEFNHRMGRVYKRATQIEERTGLGPCYYSDDSAAKVPAVALHFVGNSTVILPRNNYYYEFFDGRDGQKKKRKVGCLMLMNGGDEAESGGPAATLGNYQQQGFEVVYDLEKHRVGFARRKCALLWDSLQQR from the coding sequence ATGGCTTCCTCTTTCTTATTCCTCTTCATGACAATCTTTCTTACACACTATGTTTTTTCTTGTTCAGCCATCGTTCTGCTTCCTCTAACCCACTCTCTCTCTAAATCCCAATTCAACAGTACCCCCCACCTCCTCAAATTCACCTCCGCTCGCTCCGCCACCCGCTTCCACCACCGCCACCGCCAAATTTCTCTCCCACTCTCCCCCGGCAGTGACTACACTCTCTCATTCAACCTCGGCTCCCATCCACCCCAACCCATCTCCCTCTACATGGATACCGGCAGCGACCTTGTCTGGTTTCCCTGTGCCCCCTTCGAGTGTATCCTCTGCGAAGGCAAATATGACACCGCCGCCACCGGCGGCCTTTCCCCTCCCAATATCACCTCCTCAGCGTCGGTGTCCTGCAAGTCCCCTGCTTGCTCCGCAGCTCACACGTCGCTCTCGTCGTCTGACCTCTGTGCCATGGCTCGCTGTCCCTTGGAATTAATCGAGACCTCTGATTGTTCTTCCTTTTCTTGCCCACCTTTCTACTATGCCTACGGCGATGGAAGCCTGGTAGCACGCCTTTATCGCGATAGCTTGTCAATGCCAGCCTCGTCTCCTCTGGTTTTGCATAATTTCACTTTCGGCTGTGCTCACACCGCTCTCGGCGAGCCCGTCGGCGTGGCAGGGTTCGGCCGCGGCGTCCTTTCGCTACCAGCCCAACTCGCTAGTTTCTCTCCCCATCTCGGTAACCAATTCTCCTACTGTCTGGTTTCTCACTCGTTCGATGCCGACCGAGTTCGCCGGCCTAGTCCGCTCATCCTCGGGCGTTACTCCCTCGACGATGAAAAGAAGAAACGAGTTGGACATGACAGAGGAGAGTTCGTATACACAGCCATGCTTGATAACCCGAAGCACCCATACTTCTACTGCGTTGGACTCGAGGGAATCACCGTCGGCAATAGGAAAATCCCGGTACCGGAGATTCTAAAGAGGGTTGATAGAAGAGGTAACGGAGGGATGGTTGTTGACTCTGGCACCACGTTTACCATGCTGCCGGCGGGACTGTACGAATCGTTGGTGACAGAGTTCAATCACCGAATGGGCCGAGTCTACAAGCGAGCCACTCAGATTGAGGAGCGCACCGGACTCGGTCCGTGCTATTACTCAGACGACTCGGCTGCGAAAGTCCCTGCTGTAGCGTTGCATTTTGTTGGAAATTCCACTGTGATCTTACCCAGGAATAATTACTACTACGAATTCTTTGACGGTAGAGATggacagaaaaagaaaaggaaagtggGCTGTTTGATGCTTATGAACGGTGGAGATGAAGCGGAGTCAGGTGGACCCGCAGCGACCTTAGGGAACTATCAGCAACAGGGTTTCGAAGTGGTTTACGATTTGGAGAAGCACAGGGTCGGATTCGCCAGGAGGAAGTGCGCATTGCTATGGGACTCCCTCCAGCAGCGTTAA